One window of the Shewanella litorisediminis genome contains the following:
- a CDS encoding AraC family transcriptional regulator, producing the protein MSTLPHLGFQRYQPCALLQPYVSCYWQIFRPAGAESQSTEFMHPEGGTGIVFNFGAPMHLDGWQHRAQCLITGPTKQSTKLELSGRIDALGIRFWPGAGRVFLKSPLSELLGQHLTPGDLSLALLSDELAERLALLPTAPERIALLETRLLQYLTAHESQAQATEPRMQYALKWIAAQKGQGEIRNLLTEMDISQRQLERLFQQNVGMSPKNYSILQRTGFARELLKHDTAAPLTDIGYQAGFYDQAHFIREFKHVIGITPGQFRSKAQQRR; encoded by the coding sequence ATGTCGACACTGCCGCATCTTGGTTTTCAGCGCTACCAGCCCTGCGCCCTGCTGCAGCCCTATGTAAGTTGCTACTGGCAAATCTTCCGCCCCGCAGGCGCCGAGTCACAGTCGACTGAGTTTATGCACCCCGAAGGCGGCACAGGTATCGTGTTTAATTTTGGCGCGCCCATGCACCTGGATGGCTGGCAACACAGGGCACAATGCCTGATCACGGGTCCCACCAAACAAAGCACCAAACTGGAACTCTCCGGCAGGATTGATGCCCTGGGTATTCGCTTCTGGCCCGGCGCAGGGCGGGTATTTTTAAAGTCACCGCTGTCAGAATTGTTGGGACAACACCTGACACCGGGGGATCTGTCGCTGGCGCTGTTAAGCGATGAACTGGCCGAGCGCTTAGCGCTGCTGCCCACGGCACCAGAGCGCATTGCCCTGCTCGAAACCCGGCTGCTGCAATATCTCACCGCCCACGAGTCCCAAGCTCAGGCAACCGAGCCCAGGATGCAGTACGCACTCAAATGGATAGCCGCGCAAAAGGGTCAGGGTGAAATACGCAACCTGCTAACCGAGATGGATATCAGCCAGCGCCAGCTCGAACGCCTGTTCCAGCAAAATGTGGGCATGTCCCCAAAAAACTACAGCATTCTGCAGCGTACCGGCTTCGCCCGCGAGCTGCTTAAACACGACACCGCCGCCCCGCTCACCGACATCGGCTATCAGGCCGGATTCTACGATCAGGCCCACTTTATCCGGGAATTCAAGCACGTGATTGGCATCACCCCCGGACAATTCAGAAGCAAGGCGCAGCAAAGGCGCTGA
- the gcvP gene encoding aminomethyl-transferring glycine dehydrogenase, protein MTKQTLTELEQHELFLTRHIGPDADEQQAMLNYVGAESLEDLTAQIVPESIRLGRELNVGASNGEAAGLAYIRQLADKNQVFKSYIGMGYHGTEVPNVILRNVLENPGWYTAYTPYQPEIAQGRLEAILNFQQLSIDLTGLDLASASLLDEATAAAEAMALAKRVSKAKKANTFFVADDVFPQTLDVVKTRAECFGFDIVTGPAADAANHDDLFGALFQYTNRQGQLTDFTELFAQLRAKNVIVTVGADIMSLVLLKSPGAMGADVVFGSAQRFGVPMGFGGPHAAFFVSKDEHKRSMPGRIIGVSKDTRGKTALRMAMQTREQHIRREKANSNICTAQVLLANMASFYAVFHGPQGLKVIAERIHRLTDILAAGLAAKGVTVLNNQWFDTLSFKVDVDAVRARALAAGVNLRYDADGVVGVSLAETTTRGDVAELFDIILGAGHGLDVAAIDADILAKGSNSIPAALVREEAYLTHPTFNRYHSETEMMRYIKRLESKDLALNYSMISLGSCTMKLNAAVEMIPVSWPEFANMHPFCPSEQAQGYTQLIGELSDWLVDITGYDAVCMQPNSGAQGEYAGLLAIRKYHESRGEGHRDVCLIPQSAHGTNPASAQLAGMKVVVTACDKEGNVDLDDLRAKAAEVAENLSCIMITYPSTHGVYEETVREICDIIHQHGGQVYLDGANMNAQVGLTAPGFIGADVSHLNLHKTFAIPHGGGGPGMGPIGVKKHLAPFVAGHAVVKQGIESDNNGAVSAAPFGSAGILPISWMYIKLLGSKGLKQSTQTAMLNANYLTKKLSEHYPVLFRGRNDRIAHECIIDMRPLKEASGVTEMDVAKRLNDYGFHAPTMSFPVAGTLMIEPTESESKVEIDRFIEAMVAIRGEIARVESGEWPVDNNPLCNAPHTMDDIMDPAFDARPYSRELAVFPTEFVRAHKFWPTVNRIDDVYGDRNLFCACVPMSDYE, encoded by the coding sequence ATGACCAAGCAAACCCTCACAGAGCTGGAACAGCACGAGCTGTTTCTGACCCGTCACATTGGCCCCGATGCCGACGAACAGCAAGCCATGCTGAACTACGTTGGTGCCGAGTCCCTGGAAGATCTGACCGCCCAAATCGTACCCGAGTCTATCCGTCTGGGTCGCGAGCTGAACGTGGGTGCCTCCAATGGCGAAGCCGCCGGTCTGGCCTACATCCGCCAGCTGGCCGATAAGAACCAGGTGTTCAAGAGCTACATTGGTATGGGCTACCACGGCACTGAAGTGCCTAACGTTATCCTGCGTAACGTGCTGGAAAACCCGGGTTGGTACACTGCCTACACCCCATATCAGCCAGAAATCGCCCAGGGCCGCCTCGAAGCCATCCTGAACTTCCAGCAGCTGTCCATCGACCTGACCGGTCTGGACCTGGCCTCTGCCTCTTTGCTGGACGAAGCCACTGCCGCTGCCGAAGCTATGGCGCTGGCCAAGCGTGTATCCAAGGCCAAGAAAGCCAACACTTTCTTCGTAGCCGATGACGTATTCCCACAAACCCTGGACGTGGTAAAAACCCGCGCCGAGTGTTTTGGCTTTGACATTGTGACCGGTCCTGCTGCTGATGCCGCTAACCATGATGACCTCTTTGGTGCCCTGTTCCAGTACACCAACCGTCAGGGTCAACTGACCGACTTCACCGAGCTGTTTGCCCAGCTGCGCGCCAAGAACGTGATTGTGACCGTGGGCGCCGACATCATGTCGCTGGTGCTCTTGAAGAGCCCCGGTGCCATGGGCGCCGACGTGGTATTCGGCTCAGCCCAGCGCTTTGGCGTGCCCATGGGCTTTGGTGGCCCACACGCCGCCTTCTTTGTGTCCAAAGATGAGCACAAGCGCTCTATGCCCGGCCGTATCATCGGTGTGTCCAAAGACACCCGTGGCAAGACTGCCCTGCGTATGGCCATGCAAACCCGCGAGCAGCACATCCGCCGCGAGAAAGCCAACTCCAACATCTGTACCGCACAGGTGCTGCTGGCCAACATGGCCTCTTTCTACGCCGTATTCCATGGCCCACAGGGGCTCAAGGTGATTGCCGAGCGCATCCATCGCCTGACCGACATCCTGGCCGCCGGTCTTGCCGCCAAGGGTGTGACTGTACTGAACAATCAATGGTTCGATACCTTAAGCTTCAAGGTTGATGTGGACGCCGTACGTGCCCGCGCCCTGGCTGCCGGTGTGAACCTGCGCTACGACGCCGATGGCGTTGTGGGTGTGAGCCTGGCCGAAACCACTACCCGTGGCGATGTTGCCGAACTGTTCGACATCATCCTGGGCGCCGGTCATGGTCTGGATGTGGCCGCTATCGATGCCGACATCCTTGCCAAGGGTTCAAACTCTATCCCTGCAGCGCTGGTGCGTGAAGAAGCCTACCTGACTCACCCAACCTTTAACCGCTACCACAGCGAAACCGAGATGATGCGCTACATCAAGCGCCTCGAAAGCAAAGATCTGGCGCTGAACTACTCGATGATTTCGCTGGGTTCCTGCACCATGAAGCTCAACGCCGCCGTTGAGATGATCCCGGTGAGCTGGCCAGAATTTGCCAACATGCACCCCTTCTGCCCATCCGAGCAGGCCCAGGGTTACACTCAGCTGATTGGCGAGCTGTCCGATTGGCTGGTGGATATCACAGGTTACGATGCCGTATGTATGCAGCCTAACTCAGGTGCTCAGGGCGAATACGCCGGTCTCCTGGCAATCCGCAAGTACCACGAGTCTCGCGGCGAAGGCCATCGCGACGTGTGTCTGATCCCTCAGTCTGCCCACGGTACCAACCCGGCTTCTGCCCAGCTCGCTGGCATGAAAGTCGTAGTAACTGCCTGTGACAAAGAAGGTAACGTCGATCTGGACGACCTGCGCGCCAAGGCCGCCGAAGTGGCCGAGAACCTGTCGTGCATCATGATCACTTATCCTTCTACCCACGGTGTATACGAAGAAACCGTGCGTGAAATCTGTGACATCATTCACCAGCACGGCGGCCAGGTGTACCTCGACGGTGCCAACATGAACGCTCAGGTAGGCCTCACCGCCCCTGGCTTTATCGGCGCCGACGTATCGCACCTGAACCTGCACAAAACCTTCGCCATCCCTCACGGCGGCGGTGGCCCCGGCATGGGCCCAATCGGCGTGAAGAAGCATCTGGCACCCTTTGTGGCCGGTCACGCTGTGGTTAAGCAGGGCATCGAAAGCGACAACAATGGCGCCGTGTCTGCCGCGCCATTCGGCAGCGCCGGCATCCTGCCAATCAGCTGGATGTACATCAAGCTGCTCGGCAGCAAGGGTCTGAAGCAATCTACCCAGACCGCTATGCTTAACGCCAACTACCTGACCAAGAAGCTGTCTGAGCACTACCCAGTGCTGTTCCGCGGCCGTAACGATCGTATCGCTCACGAGTGCATCATCGATATGCGTCCGCTGAAAGAAGCCTCTGGTGTGACCGAGATGGACGTGGCCAAGCGTCTGAACGACTACGGTTTCCACGCGCCAACCATGAGCTTCCCGGTTGCCGGCACCCTGATGATCGAGCCGACTGAGTCTGAATCCAAAGTCGAAATCGACCGTTTCATCGAGGCCATGGTTGCCATTCGCGGCGAAATCGCCCGTGTGGAAAGCGGCGAGTGGCCAGTGGACAACAACCCACTGTGCAACGCCCCGCACACCATGGACGACATCATGGACCCAGCGTTCGATGCCCGTCCATACAGCCGTGAGCTGGCGGTGTTCCCGACTGAGTTCGTGCGCGCCCACAAGTTCTGGCCAACGGTGAACCGTATCGATGACGTGTATGGCGATCGGAATTTGTTCTGTGCTTGTGTGCCGATGAGCGACTACGAGTAA
- the gcvH gene encoding glycine cleavage system protein GcvH gives MSNIPSELKYASSHEWIRKEDDGTYTVGITEHAQELLGDMVFVELPEVGDTVSAGEDCAVAESVKAASDIYAPISGEVIAVNESLEDSPELVNSDAYGDGWFFRIKPSDESELDSLLDAEGYQAVIDEE, from the coding sequence ATGAGCAATATCCCGTCCGAACTCAAGTATGCTTCTTCCCACGAATGGATCCGCAAGGAAGACGACGGCACCTACACCGTAGGTATCACTGAGCACGCTCAGGAACTGCTGGGTGACATGGTATTCGTTGAGCTGCCTGAAGTGGGTGACACTGTGTCTGCCGGTGAAGACTGCGCCGTGGCCGAGTCTGTAAAAGCCGCCTCTGACATCTATGCCCCTATCTCCGGTGAAGTAATTGCCGTGAACGAATCTCTGGAAGATTCTCCTGAGCTGGTAAACAGCGATGCTTACGGTGACGGCTGGTTCTTCCGCATCAAGCCTTCTGATGAGTCTGAGCTGGACAGCCTGCTCGATGCCGAAGGTTATCAAGCAGTTATCGACGAGGAATAA